A region of the Drosophila ananassae strain 14024-0371.13 chromosome XL, ASM1763931v2, whole genome shotgun sequence genome:
AAAAACGAAACGTTCAAGTGAAGTAAgccttttaataaaaagcaTTCAAACAGCGGCGTCGGGTCAGTGTTTCGTGGGAGTTTCCTCTCTACGAAAACCATTCGAACATTCTACATatgtacatttttgtttacttctttCGTTTCTGTCTTGAAAATGTAGGACGGAGCCGAAAAGATGGTCAATCGACTTACAGAACAGCTGGTCGAGGCCAAATCAAAATGCTCCGATTATCGCAGCGCCGTCAAGCTGAATGTGTGGGGCAGCGACCTGGACGACATATCGATCTGCTTGCAGATGCCGCGCCTGGAGGTGCTGGCTCTGAGCGTCAACAGGATCAGCTCGCTGAGTTCCCTGCAGAACTGCCATCGTCTCAAGGAGCTGTACTTGCGGAAGAACGTGATCCAAAGCTTTGAGGAGCTGAACTATTTAAAGAATGCCCATGAGCTGTCATCTCTTTGGATGGAGGGCAACCCGTGCTCCGACGCAGCTGGCGAAACCTATCGCGCCTGCGTGCTGCGCAAGCTGCCCCAGCTGAAGAAGCTCGACGACGTGGAGGTCCGCGATATGGAGCTACAGTCGGCCCTTCGCCATGAGTATTACCCTGAGCCGAAGAGCACCATAACATCGTCGCCTGTGCCCGAGCCCCCGAACAGCCCCAAGGTCAAGGCCTGCCGAGAGCGCCTCGAGCGGGAGCGCGAATTCGAGCGCGAGATGGAAAGAGAGCGCGAGCGGGAACAAGAGCGGGAGCGCGAACAGGAGCGCAACCGGGACCGCAGCCGGGAATTAGCAGCGGTGGAACTAGAACGAGAAGCATATCCCACTGAATCAGCTGCCAGCTCACCCCGGAGCCGTCGATCTCCGGTCCCGGAAGCACGTTTCTCCCTGCCACCACCGACGGAAATCCATAGTCCTGTTAACCGCAGAGCCGGTGGAGACGGTTCTCCCGGCGACTCCTCGCTGGAGTCCTCACCGCGCCTCAGCAACGACCATTTACGCCGCTGCATACCTCCAAACTTTCATCCGAACCAGCTGTGCACCCGTTCCACGGCCGCCACGGTGGCTTCGGCCGCCTCAGCGGCAGCTGCGGCTGCCATGATGGCCCAGACTCGTCAGGAGGCGATGGAGGCCCTGCACAGGCGCCGCGTCGATGACATCGCCACCGTTGGGCAGCGTGACCGTCTGATGGACAGTCGTCCTTACGATATGGTAGCAAGTGTATCGCCGCAGACTCCTAGTCCCCTGGGGGTGACCTATTACGCGGGCATTGGAGTGGCCGGCGGAGCAGTGGGCTCCAgcaacggcagcagcagcagcagcagcggcagtaACGGGGGCGGCAGCAATGGAGGAGGCAGTGGCATCTCGCCCGGAAGCGCCGAGCATCAGCGCCGCTTGCGCATGAACTCCAATCTGCTATCTGCCACTCTGTGCCTCATTCGGGAGATGGATGCGCCCACTCTGGAGGCCCTCAGCCACGCCATCCACGACCACGTGACAAGCCAGTCGATGCCATACTAAAACGACTACAAAGGACACGAATGACACGATTACACTAGTAATGCTCATTATAGCATGACCCCCGAAGCCGCAACATGAAAAGACTGGACACAGGAAAACTCCTATTATCCCATAAAAACTGACAAATTCAGCTCCATTCTTCCTCGCACTTCGATGTTTCTCCAATTGTTCggctttttacttttttagctagttattaaatttaaaataagacCTTCCCCAGGTTGCAAACTGAACATTTCCACTAAATAATTGTGTTTTTGGAATTTTCAAATGTTTTTCCAACTTCCAATTTCCAATTTTATCCAATTGGAGGAGTTATGCTCTCGGCCATATTATATGAACCAAGTCTCGCAAAAAGGGCATTAAAGATTGAATGTTCAATCTTAAGATTTTATTGAATGGAATACTTATGTGTAGTGTCGTCAAAATTAGTGTTTTAAATCAtagaaaattgagaaaaaaagtTAGTAACCATTTAGTAAACTTGTAAGGAGTATTGATATATTCCCTTTTGGACCTTATTGTTAATACTAGcatattatttatatactAGCATATGGGTACTACATATGTGATAGTCCTCAATATTGGGGTACACcccaaatacaaaaaatttgtacaaaaaaacttcctggtGCAAATCTGCAAACTAAACTGGGAAGAAGCTTCTATCATAGTATACTTTTGTCAACTAATTCACCCTCACTAACAAAACGATGCAGAGCGTAGTGTCCTTAAATACCTTGGTGATAttgaattcaaattaaatattccTTATTGTCGGACTAGAGTCTTTGATAAGTTAGTTTAATGGAAGCTTGAGCATCCCTTGCCCTAATACTCGTTGAATAAACGCCACTAGAATGTGGATCTTGAAACGACAAACAGAAAAACTTGTCAAAAATAATGAAGACTCCTCCTATACACCTCTAACCTCGACAATAAATAAAGGTTGATTTTACAGTTGTTTTATATTCTAAGGCTCTATTGAAAAGATTTTTATTCGGAAAGTTCCTTATCGATGTCGTCTGGGAGCGGCAGCTAGCAGAGTTCTTCCAAGGTTATTGTCGCGTACTTGATCGCAAAGGCTGCCCCGGAGAATAATCTTCTCTTTTCCTAGTCCTGGTTTTTCTCCATTTCTTGGTTGTTTTTGTCCTTGTTGCTCTCCGGAAAGTTATAGGAAGCTTTTGGCACTTCATCGCATAGTGCACGCTTGCGGCGTTCCTCTATCTCCAGTTCGGTTATCGGGGGACTGGCGAATCTCGGCTGACGCCAAACAGTGGTAACTTGTTTCGAGGACGGAGCATTTAGATTTCCGTAAATAGTATTCAAACGATCGGCGATGTCCTTCGGCTCGGTTCCCAGAATTTGcgggaaattattatttccgTTGTAGGACGTGTAGCGAGACATCATAGAACAAATTTCTGATCAAATTAAGAAGCTTGTAGCGTCGTATCTGGCTCTATTCAAATGAATAAATACTTAGGCATTTTCCAGCACTCATTTGGGATTATTTGACAGCTCCAAGTTTCATTTTGTTGACACGTTACGACTATCTTAGTTTTTGGTATATTTTTGGCTTAAAAAGGGATTATCATAGTTTTAAATTTACTAATTTAAAAAGGCACGAAAAGATGGCTATATGATACCTGGTTCCAGCCCTGCACTATAAATTCTTATTGGAATGCAATGTAAACCTACATTTTGGATTAAACTTTAAAGATTTGGAGGAATTATGACCGTAGCACACGATACGATTTTTCAGAGTGCTTCGATGGTTGCCAcaatatttaaagtttttagtgTTGTTCAGCACTACACGTGATACAAAAGGAGCCGTTATATTCTAAGCAATATACCCTCAAAAACCCGAAAGGATGGCTGTAGTCGATTTTTCCAAATAAGCAAAATTTAATGTaacaatataatataatataaatattttattataaaattaacttcttataatacaaattttgaaaagGGCCCCCAAAGGAAGGTAAAAACaccgaagttatggcattccTGATCAATGAATTATTTGGCAGGTATAGGACGCGTGCAAAGCAGCTTTGAAGGTGAtatctttaaaactgagaTGCTACTTTGCGTAGAACATGCTTTTATCGACTCAGGAAGTGGTGCTGATCATGAATATGTGCACTTGGTAGGCTCGGAGATGTCTCTTTCACTGCGTCGCACACTTTTGACCCAAATTAGGGTATTA
Encoded here:
- the LOC6503179 gene encoding cilia- and flagella-associated protein 410 — translated: MVNRLTEQLVEAKSKCSDYRSAVKLNVWGSDLDDISICLQMPRLEVLALSVNRISSLSSLQNCHRLKELYLRKNVIQSFEELNYLKNAHELSSLWMEGNPCSDAAGETYRACVLRKLPQLKKLDDVEVRDMELQSALRHEYYPEPKSTITSSPVPEPPNSPKVKACRERLEREREFEREMEREREREQEREREQERNRDRSRELAAVELEREAYPTESAASSPRSRRSPVPEARFSLPPPTEIHSPVNRRAGGDGSPGDSSLESSPRLSNDHLRRCIPPNFHPNQLCTRSTAATVASAASAAAAAAMMAQTRQEAMEALHRRRVDDIATVGQRDRLMDSRPYDMVASVSPQTPSPLGVTYYAGIGVAGGAVGSSNGSSSSSSGSNGGGSNGGGSGISPGSAEHQRRLRMNSNLLSATLCLIREMDAPTLEALSHAIHDHVTSQSMPY